In the genome of Bradyrhizobium sp. CB3481, the window CGGGAATGATCCATGCCCTGGGGTGGTGATCATCGGCTGAATCTCGGCGTTGTATTCGACCGGTCGCCAGCATGCCAAGGCATGCTTGAATCGCATCTCGACATACACGCAGAATTGCAACACCATGTTGATGAGTTCGAACGTGCGCTTGGTTCGGTCGGGATGCATGTAGACGATCGACGACCAGAAGGCATAGGTAGGATCGATCTGAGCCAAGATTTCGGTAGCCCGTTCGTTACGCAGTTCGGCCCAGCTGAGTACCATCGGGATTTGAGCCTCGAACGTCGATTTGTGCGGACGTTCGATTTCTGCGATCAACGTTGGGGAGCCGGAGGGCGATGCGGAAGAGAAGACCTGGAATCCAGTGTCCGTCGCGGGGGTTGTCGCCGTGTTTGTCGTTTTCTGAAAGCTGATGCCCTGCAGCATCTCGCCGATCGCAGTATAAGCGCGAACCCAAGGCTCCCAGCGTTCAATTTCTTTTGGGTCGTCAACGACTGTCGGCAGCTCCGGCGAATAGTAGGCGGTGTCCGGAACGACGATCGTCCCTTCGCGTCCAAGGATCAGCGCGTCCACCATGATCGAATTGGCGTAGGCATCGGCCATCGTGCCGAGGAATGATCCACCTGCGCCACCAGCTCCGCCCGCGCCACCGGCTCCGCCCGCTCCACCGGCACCGCCCGCTCCACCGGCGCCGCCAGCGCCACCGGCTCCGCCCGCACCACCTGCACCGCCCAGTTGAGCCATTCCTGCCTCCTCTGTGAGTAAGTCAGATTTCCGCCAGTAAGCGCCTCACTGTAATTTGTCGGGTCGAGATCATGCCGAGTGTGTGCTGCTTCACATGAGCGGGATATTTTTCTCCAGGATCAATGCCGGTTCGAATTGCCGTTTCCGGAAGGTAGGCCGGCCATCGCCAGGCAGCACGCCCAGCGCCGACCGATTTCAAGCGCCGCATTCGGAATACGCGCAAGATATCGCTCCACGGTCAATTGTGGCTCGAGCTGTCGCAGCTTTGCGAGCGCCTCGCGCGCCTCATCCATCCGGTCCTGCGCGACGAGCGAGATCGTCAGCGCCCGCCATGTCGAAGAATGCATGCGGTGGAGCACAAGCGACGAGCGGGCGAGCCGTTCGGCGTTCTCATATTGCTCCGCGGCAAGCTCTGCTGTCGCGCCGAGCGATTCGAAATAGTAACGTTGGGGATCGAGCGGAGAGAGCTCCATCGCACGGCGTGTCGCGTCCACAGCTGCTTTGCCTTCGCCTATGAACGCGTTGACTGTGCCGAGATAGAGCCAGCCGAGCGCGTGGCTGGGGTTAGCGTTCACAGCCTCGTTGCAGCGCTTGCGCGCGGTCTCCAGGTCTTTCAATAAATGACAGTAGACAAATCCTTCGGTCGCCAGCGCCAGCGCATCCGACGGATCCCGGTCAAGCGCGGCGTGAGTTGTGCTCAAGGCCTCGGCCGCCTCACGATTGCGGTCCTGGGACCAGCCACGAGTCACCTGTAGAATGTACCAGTTGCCGAGCCAAGCGCGCGGCGCGGCGATCCGGCTATGCCGGTTAATCAATTCGTCAAGGATCTTGCGCGTCTGGAGAAACTCCTCCTTGCTGGAGCGATGCATCAGCTTGATGCTGCCAAGCAGCAGCGAATAGCTTTCGAGGGTCGGGAGCGGTTGGGTCAGAATGTGTTCGACTTCGGCGTCGAGTACGGACAAATGCACTGTTTGGGCGATACGATTCGCCAGTTCGCTTTCAGGCCTCAACAGATCGCCAACCTCGCCGTTCAGGCGGTCGGTCCATACCACCTGCTTGTTGCGCGCTTCGGAGAGCTCGGCGGTCACCAGGAGCTTGCCTTCATCCGCAACATACGCGCCGCTGAGAACATAAGTGGCGCCGAGGTGCGCCGACACTTCTCCGACATCGTCGACACGTCCGCGGAACACGGCGGTCGAGAGGCGTGAAATCACCTTCAAGTCCGCAGCCTTCGACAATCGCCAGATCACGCTGTCGGCGATCAGGTTGCCGACATCGAAAAGTGCCGGGCTGTCGCTTCGTGCAGAGAAGGGGATCACGGCAATGGTCGGCTGCATGGCCGTGCCATAGTCGCGACGCCGGGTCAGGCTTGAAACTTGACTGGGCGGGCCAACGCGGTAGGCCCGGACCGGCTTGTCAAAATGCTTGAGAATGCATTCACCAAGATCTTCACACGACGCATCGACCCCGTGCGTAAGCTCATCTCGCGCTGTGGCACTGCCGATGGTCTCGCCGGGCTCTGCTAGGCTTGCCAGGGCGGCTGCGAGTTGCTCGTGCGCTGACGCGCTGGCAATCGTCTCGCCCGGACCTGCCAGCGTCGCCAGCCGTGCCGCTAGATTTACGCCGGTTCCGTAGATGTCGATCCCGTCGCTCCACGCCATTGCGGCGTTGATTCCGGCGCGCAGGTTGAAATGCTGATCTTCGGGCAGACCGATGTTCTGAGCCGCAAGTGCCCGATGCATGGCCGCTGCGGCGTCGGCAGCCTCGGGCACGGTCTCGAAACGTGCCAAAAGGCCATCGCCCAAGCTTTTCACCAAGACCCCGCGATAGCGCGGCAGTATCTCAGTACTGACGATTCCGACAAAATCGGCCCATCGGCGAACGGTGAACGCTTCGTGCTCTCGCATGAGCCGCACCGATTCCACGAGATCGACCAGCAGCACGACGGTCTCTTGACGCACGAGTGCAACGCCAGCGCCAGGTACAACAAATCGCCCGGTCGGAACGGCTTGTTCCTCACCTTCGCCCACCGTTTCGTCGTTCATGCCAAATTCTCGATTTCGGGCGATACATCTTAGATGGTATGCAACATCACGCAAGTGCGGCTAAAAAAACAGCGGACCAAGAAGTGCCGGTCATGACGGGGCTACTCCACACGCAAGGCGATCGAGAGCGCTTCGCAATTTAAAAGCGATCAAATGCCGAAATGCGGGATCGGGTTGTGCATCGAAGCCGCTTCCAAATACGGTCGGAAGGAATGTACGTATCATTCTGCGCCACGGATGCGAAAGTGACGACCGATCAGACTGTTGCCGAGAAATCGAAACCACCGACACATCGAAGCAAATTGCAAACAACCTTCCCCATGCGTCTTCCCTTCTTCTACGGCTGGCTGATCGTTGCGGTGACGTTCGTCACCATGGCGATCGGCGTCAATGCGCGCACCGCGTTCTCGCTGTTCTATCCGCCGATCATCGGGGAATTCGGCTGGGACCGCGGCGTCACTGCGGGCGCGTTTTCGTTCGGTTTCGTGGCTTCCGGCGTTGCCTCTCCGCTGATCGGCCGCATGATGGATCGCCTGGGCCCGCGTGCGGTGATGGAGCTTGGCGTGGCGCTGATGGGTGGCGGCCTGTTGCTTGCGCCGCTGACGACGCAGCCCTGGCATCTTTATCTCAGTATCGGCGTGCTGGTCGGCGCGGGCAGCGTGTGCCTCGGCTATTCCGGCCAATCGTTCTTCCTGCCGAACTGGTTCGTTCGCCGCCGCGGGCTCGCGATGGGGCTGGCCTTTGCCGGCGTCGGCATCGGTTCGGTGACGTTGCTGCCGTGGGTGCAGCACATGATCGAAGGGGCCGGCTGGCGCACCGCCTGCACCGCGATGGGCATTGTCGTGTTCGCCGTCCTCGCGCCGATCAACCTTCTCTTGCGCAAGCGCCCCGAGGACATCGATCTGTTGCCGGATGGCGACGCGGCGCCCTCGGCGACGTCGGCCGCGCCTCGCTCGAACGTCGTCGATCCCGTCTGGGCCGCTACCGACTGGACGCTGGCCCTCGCGCTGCGCACCGCGCGCTTCTGGTGGATCTCGCTCGGCTATTTCTGCGGCCTCTATGTCTGGTACGCGGTGCAGGTGCACCAGACCAAGTTTCTGCTCGACGTCGGCTTCAGCGCCAATGTCGCGGTCTGGGCGCTCGGCGTCGTCAGCCTGCTCGGCATTCCCGGCCAGATCTGGCTCGGCCATCTCTCCGACCGGATCGGGCGCGAATGGATCTGGGCGATCAGCTGCGCCGGTTTTGCGATCTGCTTTGCGGCGCTGATCGCGCTGAAATTCGCGCCGGTGCTACCGCTGGTCTATCTCATGATCTTCACGCAGGGCGCGCTCGGCTACGGCCTGACATCGATCATGGGCGCGGTGGTGCTGGAGATATTTCAGGGCAAGCACTATGGCAGCATCTTTGGCACGATCATGCTGGCGGCGCTGGCCGGCGGCGCGGCAGGGCCGTGGGCGACCGGTTGGCTGTACGACCTTTCGGGCAGCTATACGATCGCCTTTGCGATCGGCGTTGCCGTCAGCTTCCTGTCGGCGATCGCGATCTGGCGGGCTTCGCCCGGAAAGGTGAGGGCGGTGGCCGGGCAGATGCACAGGGTGCAGGCTGCGCGCGCCGAGGGCTAACCGTTCAGCGCGGGCGCGCTTCGACGTCGAACGTCTTTCGCAGCACTTCCGAGCCGTCTCTCGTCACGCGGTACATCGCGATATATCGGCCCACCGGCCATGCCGCCTCGGTCCGCTTCTTTCCGGCGATGACGAGAAACTGCGCCTTGTCGCGATCGAGCGCGGGAAGGTTGTTGGTGACGAAAGCGCCGGCAGGGCCTTGCACCGCAAGCGACTGCTGGTCGCCGGCCTGCAGGCCGATGACCCTGACATAGGCGACAAAGGCATCCGAGCCCGGTGTCACGGGATGCTTGTCGACCTCGCCGGATTCGACCTGCTCCATCGTGGGTGCGAGTGCGGCAAAGCCGAAGTCAATGACCTCGCGCGGCCTGTACTGCATCTGCTCGGCAAGGGAAGTGGCCCACAGCGATCGGCCGCCGCCGCAGGAGTTCTCCGCCGCGCCATAGGCAAACGGGTCCACGGCCTTGCCGCGATAGCGCACGGCGAAATGCAGGTGAAAGAATTCGGTATCGCCGGACAGGCCGACGAGGCCGATCGGCTGCCCCGTCGTCGCGGCATCGCCGACCTTGAGGCGGACGCTGCCCTTGGCCAGGTGGCAATATTGCGTAGCCCAATCGTCGTCATGCTTGATGAGCGCGCCGTTGCCGCATTCCTTGCCGGCGATGCTGGCCTTGCCCGCCGTCCGGATCGAGACGTCGTCCATGTCGTTGCGCATACCGATGACGCGGCCAGGCGCCGCGGCGAGCACCGCCACGCCCTGCTTCTGGATTTCCTGATTCCGGATCCGGATGTCGGTGCCGTCATGGCCGTCATAGCTGCGCCGGCCGCAAGCGTAATCGCGGACCCTGTCTGATACATCGTGGTCGACATAGTTCTGCACGAAGCAGCTCACGCCCAGCTGGCATTTGATCGGCAGCGCGAGCGAGATCGTCTCACTGGCCCAGGCGCCGATCGCTCCGGATAGCAACAGCAATATCGGAAACAGGTATTTCAGGCGCGACCATCCGAACGCAGCAAGGCGATACTCAAGCTTGGCACGTAGAATGTGTCGAATATCCGGTGCCGGCATTTGCCCGCCATCGCGATGCTTGTATCAGGCCGCTGAAATCCCCATAGCCCGCTGCAAATCGCCGATGGCCCGGAAAAAGCTGTCGGGCGAGGTGGTCTCCGGATCGATCAGGCGGTGCAGGCGAAAACCATCCTCCAGCGCCAGCACCAGCGCGCCCGCCCAGGTCGGATTGAGAATGGTGGTGCGGCCGCTGTTCCTCGCCGTGGTCTCGATGATGTCGGTGACCAGCTTGCGCCGCGCGCGCAGCCGCTTGGCAAGTTCCGGGCGGCGCTTCTCGGCGCGCGCGACGAACAGGATCATTTCCATGTGCAGGAGAGGCGAGCGCCCGAGCGGGTCCTGCTGCCCGAGGTTCATGCTTTTCAACGCGTCGAGGAAGTCGGGAAGGTTCTTGTGCCTGTCGAGCAGATCGCGGATGCGCCCGATCGATTGCTCGACATGATCCTCGAGCATGGCGATGATCAGCTCGTCCTTGCTCCTGAAATTCGAATAGAACGCCCCTCGGGTGAAGCCGGCTGCCGCCGCAATCGCTTCGATACTGGCGCTGCCGATCCCCTGTTCCTCGAACACACGCGCCGCCGCCTCGAACAGCTTGTCGCGAGTATCGTCCCTGGTGGGTCTGGTTCGCAGCCTTGACATTCGGGCAGTTTAGGCGAGAATGCAACTCAATACAACAATGTATCGAATTTCGATCGACGACCGGCCCCCGGGGGAAACGCGCTGCACGGCGCACAGCAACCAATTGAGGTCACCATGAACGAGTATGTTCAGGCAGCCGGCAGCGCGCCGCTCTTCAACCCGCTGGACCCGGAATTCATCCGCAATCCCTATCCGCATTACGAGCGGATGCGCGCCGTCGATCCGGTGCACCTGACGCCGCTCGGCATGTATGTCTGCAGCCGCCACGCCGAGGCGAGCCTGGTGCTGCGCGACAAGCGGTTCGGCAAGGACTACGTCGAGCGCACCATCCGCCGCTACGGCCCGAAGATCATGGACGAGCCGGTGTTCCGCAGCATGAGCCACTGGATGCTGCAGCAGGACCCGCCGGACCATACCCGCCTGCGCGGGCTGGTGGTAAAGGCCTTCACTGCACGCCGGGTCGAGGACATGCGCCCGCGCATCCAGCAGGTCGTCGACGAGACGCTCGACCGCATCATCCCGCAAGGCAGGATGGACCTGATCGAGGATTTCGCCTTCCGCCTGCCGGTCACCATCATCTGCGATATGCTCGGCATTCCCGAAGAGCATCGCGAAGCATTTTATGCCGGCTCGCGCGACGGCGGGCGGCTGCTCGATCCCGTGCCGCTGTCGGCGGAGGAGATCAAGCAGGGCAACGCCGGCAATGCGATGGTGGCGATGTATTTCCAGCAGCTGTTCGAGCTCAGGCGCAAGTACCCCGGCGATGACCTGACCACGCAGCTGGTGCAGGCCGAAGAGGACGGCTCCAAGCTCACCAATGAAGAGTTGACCGCCAACATCATCCTGTTGTTCGGGGCGGGCCACGAGACGACCGTCAATCTGATCGGCAACGGCCTCTTGGCGCTCTATCGCAATCCGGACCAGCTTGCGCTGCTCAAGGCGAAGCCGGAGTTGATCACCAACGCCATCGAGGAATTTTTGCGCTACGATTCCTCGGTGCAGCTCACCGGCCGGGTGGCGCTGGAAGATATCGACGATCTCGGCGGCAGGCGGATTCCGAAGGGCGAGAGCGTGCTGTGCCTGCTCGGCTCGGCCAACCATGACCCGGCGGTTTACCCTGACCACCCGGAGCGGCTCGACATCGTCAGGCCCAATGTGAAGCCGCTGTCCTTTGGCGGCGGCATCCATTTCTGCCTCGGGGCCCAGCTGGCCCGGCTCGAGGCCGAGGTCGCGATCTCGACCCTGCTGCGTCGGATCCCCGACCTGCGGCTGGATGACGCTGTCAATGCGGAATGGCGTCCGACTTTCGTGTTACGTGGCCTCAAGCGCCTGCCGGCAAGCTGGTAATGGCTTGAAACGCCGACGCGGCGCTTTTGAGTCGCCAGCGCCCGTGGCTGGAGCAGGGCGGAGGTCCTGTCAGGATGCCGCTGTGACTTCGCCACACTTCTCTCTATATTCCGGGCTGCTCCGGGGATATTCCGGGCTGCTCCGGGGCCGGGTTCGGCGTGGCGCGGCCGGCGCCGGGGGCGGTTCAAGAGGAGACACCGTGCAGACGACGCTGCTCGGCCTGGCAATCGCCTTCATCATTGCGCTGATTGCCGCGCTCGTCGGGCCATATTTCATCGACTGGAACCAGTTCCGGCCGCAGTTCGAGGCCGAGGCGACGCGCGTCCTCGGGGCGCCGGTGCGTGTCGGCGGCAAACTCGATGCGCGCCTGCTGCCGGCGCCGTCGCTGCAACTGCATTCGGTCGTGGTAGGTGGCGCCAACGACCTCGGCAAGGTTCGCGCCGACAAGCTCGACGTCGAGTTCAGCCTCGGCTCGCTGATGCGTGGCGAGGTGCGCGCTACCGAGCTGACGATCAACCGCATGTCGCTCGATCTCGGCCTCGACGCCAGGGGCCGGATCGACTGGCCGGCATCGGCCGGGACGTTCAACCTGGGTTCGCTGGCCATCGACCGGCTCAATCTCACCGGCCGCATCGCGCTGCACGATGCGGCGAGCCGCTCCACGCTCGAGCTGAACGACATCGCGTTTTCCGGCGACGTGCGCTCGCTCGCCGGTTCGATCCGCGGCGACGGCAATTTCATGTTTTCAGGGATGCGCTACCCGTTTCGCGTCTCCTCAGGCCAGGGGCCCGACGGCAACGGCACCCGCGTCCACCTCAACATCGATCCGGGCCAGCGCGCCATTGCGATCGATCTCGACGGCCTCCTGAGTTTCGATGCCCGCGCGCCGCGCTTCGAAGGTGCGATGACGCTGGCCACGCCTGCGCCTCAGAAGGGCAAGGCCGACGAGCAGCCGTGGCGGATGGCCGCGAAGATCAAGGCCGATTATTCGGCCGCGCGGCTCGACCAGCTCGAGGTGAGCTATGGCGCCGAGGAACGGGCGCTGAAACTTTCCGGCAGCGGCGACGTCCGCTTCGGCGCATCCCCACTGCTCCGCGCAGCGCTGGCGGCGCGTCAGCTCGATGCCGACAGGTTCGTCGCCAGGGAAAATGCCCAGGACAATGCCGCTGAGCCGGTCCGGGCGCTGCCGGCGTTCCAGGCGCTGAACGCCGCCATTCCGCATCTGCCGATGCCAGCACAGATCGAGCTCGCATCCGAGCAGGTCATGCTGGGTGGACGCCCGCTGCAGGACATTGCGGTCGAGCTGCAAGGCGATGCCAGATCCTGGCGCGTCCACCGGCTGGAATTCCGCGCGCCCGGCGCGACTCGGGTTTCGCTCAGCGAAGCAGCAGCGAAGAGCGACGCACCCGATAGCTTCAAGGCGGCGCTGAGCGTCGATTCCTCCGATCCCGACGCGCTCCTGACCTGGCTACAGGGCCGTAGCGACAGCGCCTATCGCAGCCAGAAGCCGCTTCGCCTGCGCGGCGATATCACCGTGGCGCCGGAAGGCTTTGCGATCGAGACCATGAAGGCCGACATCGACGGCGGCACGGTCGAGGGGCAGGTGACGATGGCGCGCCGACAAGCCGATCGCGGCTTCCGCGTCGATGCCGACCTGAAATCGGAACGCCTCGATCTCGATGCGGCCACCGCGTTCGTCCGCACGCTGGCCGGACCGCAAGGCGAGTGGCCGGACGAGGGCAAGCTCTCGCTCGATGTCGGCCGCGCCATTTCCTCCGGCCAGGAGCTCAGCCCGCTGCTCGCCAAACTTGCCTATTCGCCGGCGAAGATATCGCTCGAGCAATTCAAGATTGGCCAGCTCGAAAACGTGACGCTGGATGCCGCCGGCAATTTCGACCGCGTTGAGGCAACCGGCTGGCTCGCCCTCAATTCGAGCGCCGCCTCGCTCAGCCGGTTGACCAGCCTGATCGTTCCCGTTTCGCCGGCGCTTGCCGCGCGGCTCAATGCCATGGGGACCAGCCCGGGCCCGGCGCGCTTGAAGCTGGCGCTCGACCTCACCAAAAATGCCGCGCAGTCCGACCGCGTCTTGGCCCGCGCCGTCGCCGATCTCGATGCGCCGCTGCTCAAGGGCGGCATCACGATCACCGGCCGACCGGCCGTCGCGGCGATCCAGGGCCTCGACCTTGCGGCGCTCGGACGCGGCGAAGTCTGGATCGATGCGAAACTGTCGTCCGAGCAGGGGCGCGCCTTGCTTACCTTGCTCGGCGTCGACCGCGTCGTCTCGGCCGGCGATGGTCCCGCGCAGTTCGATGGTACCGCGACGGGCGCATGGGGCGCGCCGCTGCGGCTCAAGGCTAAGGTCTCGGCATCCGGTCTCGATGCCGAGGCGGAAGGCTCCGCCGAGCCGTGGGCAGCGGAGGCGAAGGCCAATCTCGGCCTGAAGGTGCGTAGCGCCAATTTCGGCCCGCTGCTCGATCTCAAGCCGCAGGACACGCTGGCGCAGAACATTGGGCTGTCCGCGCGCGTGCAGCTTGCCGGCAACAAGCTGACCTTCGACGATCTCGACAGCAACCTCAGCGGTTCGCGGCTGCGCGGCCGCATGGCGGTGACGCTCGGCGAGGAAAAGGAGATCGAAGGCGAAATCGGCGCCGAACAGCTCGCGCTGGCGCCGGCCTTCGCGCTGGCGCTCGGCGCCGCCGGACATGATGCCGCCGAGCCGCTCGGCACCGGGCTCGTAAAGGGCTGGCGCGGCAAGGTCGCGTTTCAGGCGTTGCGTGGCCTGCTTCCCGGCGGCAGCGAGTTGCAGCCGTTCAGCGGCACGGTCAGGAGCGACGGCCAGTCGCTGACCTTCGACGCCATCACCGGCAAGATCGGTGGCGGCGAGGTCAGCGCCAGCATCGATGCAAGGCCGGGCGCGAACGGCATCGGCCTGAATGCGAGCGTGCAGTTTACCGGCGTGGATGGAGCGGCGCTACGCTATCGCAACCTTGCGATGCCCGCCGGAAAGGCATCGCTGCAGATGACGCTGACGAGCCAGGGCCGCAGCGCGCAAGCGCTCGCCGGCGCACTGTCCGGCAGCGGGACGTTGACGCTGGAGGCGGCCAGGATCGCAGGGCTCGATCCGCGCGCCTTCGAAGTGGCGGTCCGCGCCAATGACACCGGGCAGGCCAAGGACGATGTTCGCTTGAAGCAGATCGTCGAATCCACTTTGCCGGCCGGCGCGCTTGCGATTCCTTCCGCGCAAATTCCCTTCACCATCCGCGACGGCCGGCTTCGCGTCGGGGCGACGGCGCTCGATGGCAATGGCGTGCGCGCCACCGTCTCCGGCGGTTATGATATTGCCGCCGATCAGGCCGATATCCGCGCCGCGCTCTCTCTGACGATGACGACGGGGCGTCCGGAGATTCAACTGCTCGCGGTCGGCACGCCGGACGCGCTCACCCGCAGCGTCGACGTGGCGCCATTGTCCTCGTGGCTGGCGGTGCGCGCGATCGATCACGAAACCAAGCGGCTCGATGCGATCGAGCGCGGCGAGCCGCCGCCGGCCGCGCCGCCGCCGATCGTGCTGCCCGCGGACGGCCAATTGCCGATCCCGGAGGTGGCGCCCGCGCCGGCGGCCCAGAAGGGCGGCCGCGATCGGCGGCCTCCGGCGAAGAAGGCGGCCACGCCGCGTCCGCCCACCGTGAACGCACCAGCCGCGCCGGTTGCCGGCGCGCCACAGGTGGCGCCGCTGCCGCCGCCGATCACCGTCCGGCCCGCACCAGGCGCTGCGAAACCTCGTCCGCCGCTGGCGCTGACCCCGCAGGTCGGCAATCCGCCGCAGCGCTCGAATTAGAGCGTGCAATCAGAATCGGTTGCCCGAGCGCTAGAGACCACCACGTCCTTCCCAGTACGTGGGTATCCCGTAGTGTCGGTGAGTACGCATTTCCCAATCTCGATCCTGCCATGAGTCATCGCTGAACTCAGGCGCATCCCTCAGCTGTTGCTCGGTGATAGTGGTGCGAAAACCACCAAGCGACGTGTCATAGGTCAGAGCGCTCCACGGAATGGGGTAATGGCTGTGGCCCAACCCGACAAAACCGCCAAAGCTCATGACGGCATAGGCGACGCGACCCGACACCTTGTCGATGATGAGGTGATCAATCTCGCCGATATTCTTTCCGCCTGCTCCATAAACTTCGGTTCCATGAATGTCTTCGCTTGAGATGCATTGATGATCTGGGTGAGCTGTTGCGCGGGCCATGGCTGACTCCCTTCACAAATGGATTTGGTCGAATTAACTCGGCCGCTACGCCGGTCGTTCCTGCAGCCGAGAACATTTCACGGCCTGGCCAAAGGCTCTGATTGCGGCGCCGCGGTTGATGCCTGTTCTTCACGTCGCGGGGCTTATGCGTGCTGGCCTAGCCAAGCATGATCTCCCTCTCGATCCCGATCGCCCGCAGAAACGTCTCGTCGTGGCTGACCACGATCAGCGCGCCGTCGAATCCTTTCAGCGCGCCTTCCAGCTCCTCGATCGAGGCGAGGTCGAGATGGTTGGTCGGCTCGTCGAGCAGCAACAGAAACGGCGGTTGCGGTCGGGCGAAGACGCAGGCGAGGCCGGCGCGCAGCCGCTCGCCACCGCTGAGGGTCCCGGCGATCTGCAGCGCTGCGCGGTTGCGGAACGCAAACCGCGCCAGCGCCGCATGGGCCTCGTTGGCCATAAGTTCCGGATTCAGGTAGCGCAGGTTGTCGAGAATGCTTCGCGCGGGATCGAGCAGGCCGACATGCTGGTCGAGCACGGCAATGCGGTCGGTGAAGCGGCTGATCTCGCCGCTCGCCGGTTTCTCCTCGCCGGTGATCAGGCTGAACAATGTCGTTTTGCCGGAGCCGTTGGCGCCGCGGATGGCGATCCGCTCGGGTCCGCGCACCTCGAATGACAGCGGCCCGAACAGATGCCGCTCCCCGAAATTCATCACGACGTCGTTGAATGCGATCAGTTCGCGGCCGCCGGGCAGATCGGTGCGCGGCAGATCGATCGAGAGCGGCGTCAGGATCTCGACCTGCGCCCTGGCGGTTTCCACCGCCTCGATGCGATCGCCGAGCAGGCGGGCGGCGAGGTGGCTGTCGCGCGCGGCGCTGTTCTCGGCGCGCTCCTTCTCGCGGTCCATGAACATCTTGTCCTCGACGCCCTTGGCGCGCCAGGCGCGGCCGGCCTTGTCGCGACGGGCTTTCTTCTCGCGCCCCTTCTGCAGTGCGCGTTCGGTGTTGCGCAGGGCATCGGAGGCGCGGTCGAGCTCACCGGCGGCGCGGGCGCGGGCTGCCGCGCGCGCTTCCGCGAACGCCGGCCACGCACCGCCGAAGATGGTGACGCCGACCGGCGTCAGCTCGACGATGCGGTCGACGTGCTCGAGAAGCGCGCGGTCGTGGCTGGCGAGGAGGACGCCGCCGCGCCAGCGCGCCAGCAATTCGGCCACGGCCTGCCGCCCGTCGGTATCGAGATTGTTGGTCGGCTCATCCAGCAGCAGCACGTCCGGCGCCTCGATCAGCAGGCGGGCCAGCGCGACGCGGGTTCGCTCGCCGCCGCTGAGCGAAGCGATCGGTCGCTGTAGCGGCAAGGATGGCAGCCCCACTTCGGCCAGCGCCACCTGTATCCGCGTTGCCAGCGTCCAGTCCGCCTCGGCCGCATCATCGAGCGAACCTTCGCCGCGTTCGAGCCGGTGCAGCCGGGCGAGGCCGCTGGCAACGCCGAGCGCCTCGCCAACCGTCAATCGTTCGTCGGCCAGTTGCGCCAGCACACCGATCGAACCTATGCGCTGCACCGATCCGCCAGC includes:
- a CDS encoding phosphatase PAP2 family protein, coding for MAQLGGAGGAGGAGGAGGAGGAGGAGGAGGAGGAGGAGGAGGSFLGTMADAYANSIMVDALILGREGTIVVPDTAYYSPELPTVVDDPKEIERWEPWVRAYTAIGEMLQGISFQKTTNTATTPATDTGFQVFSSASPSGSPTLIAEIERPHKSTFEAQIPMVLSWAELRNERATEILAQIDPTYAFWSSIVYMHPDRTKRTFELINMVLQFCVYVEMRFKHALACWRPVEYNAEIQPMITTPGHGSFPSGHATQVHAVAHVLKSLLRLNPQTTPPSSGYPTVTEQLNRQAARIATNRVVAGVHFPVDSMAGRMLGVALGEYFVGRCTGQQKFMSRKFLAGGIDGHATTDFNPFNTGPTTSTFLSQDLDQAPFYSESMGVNVTQSSLMNYVWGKAEAEWYGKFGVPVPV
- a CDS encoding adenylate/guanylate cyclase domain-containing protein; the protein is MNDETVGEGEEQAVPTGRFVVPGAGVALVRQETVVLLVDLVESVRLMREHEAFTVRRWADFVGIVSTEILPRYRGVLVKSLGDGLLARFETVPEAADAAAAMHRALAAQNIGLPEDQHFNLRAGINAAMAWSDGIDIYGTGVNLAARLATLAGPGETIASASAHEQLAAALASLAEPGETIGSATARDELTHGVDASCEDLGECILKHFDKPVRAYRVGPPSQVSSLTRRRDYGTAMQPTIAVIPFSARSDSPALFDVGNLIADSVIWRLSKAADLKVISRLSTAVFRGRVDDVGEVSAHLGATYVLSGAYVADEGKLLVTAELSEARNKQVVWTDRLNGEVGDLLRPESELANRIAQTVHLSVLDAEVEHILTQPLPTLESYSLLLGSIKLMHRSSKEEFLQTRKILDELINRHSRIAAPRAWLGNWYILQVTRGWSQDRNREAAEALSTTHAALDRDPSDALALATEGFVYCHLLKDLETARKRCNEAVNANPSHALGWLYLGTVNAFIGEGKAAVDATRRAMELSPLDPQRYYFESLGATAELAAEQYENAERLARSSLVLHRMHSSTWRALTISLVAQDRMDEAREALAKLRQLEPQLTVERYLARIPNAALEIGRRWACCLAMAGLPSGNGNSNRH
- a CDS encoding MFS transporter: MRLPFFYGWLIVAVTFVTMAIGVNARTAFSLFYPPIIGEFGWDRGVTAGAFSFGFVASGVASPLIGRMMDRLGPRAVMELGVALMGGGLLLAPLTTQPWHLYLSIGVLVGAGSVCLGYSGQSFFLPNWFVRRRGLAMGLAFAGVGIGSVTLLPWVQHMIEGAGWRTACTAMGIVVFAVLAPINLLLRKRPEDIDLLPDGDAAPSATSAAPRSNVVDPVWAATDWTLALALRTARFWWISLGYFCGLYVWYAVQVHQTKFLLDVGFSANVAVWALGVVSLLGIPGQIWLGHLSDRIGREWIWAISCAGFAICFAALIALKFAPVLPLVYLMIFTQGALGYGLTSIMGAVVLEIFQGKHYGSIFGTIMLAALAGGAAGPWATGWLYDLSGSYTIAFAIGVAVSFLSAIAIWRASPGKVRAVAGQMHRVQAARAEG
- a CDS encoding M23 family metallopeptidase: MPAPDIRHILRAKLEYRLAAFGWSRLKYLFPILLLLSGAIGAWASETISLALPIKCQLGVSCFVQNYVDHDVSDRVRDYACGRRSYDGHDGTDIRIRNQEIQKQGVAVLAAAPGRVIGMRNDMDDVSIRTAGKASIAGKECGNGALIKHDDDWATQYCHLAKGSVRLKVGDAATTGQPIGLVGLSGDTEFFHLHFAVRYRGKAVDPFAYGAAENSCGGGRSLWATSLAEQMQYRPREVIDFGFAALAPTMEQVESGEVDKHPVTPGSDAFVAYVRVIGLQAGDQQSLAVQGPAGAFVTNNLPALDRDKAQFLVIAGKKRTEAAWPVGRYIAMYRVTRDGSEVLRKTFDVEARPR
- a CDS encoding TetR/AcrR family transcriptional regulator; the protein is MSRLRTRPTRDDTRDKLFEAAARVFEEQGIGSASIEAIAAAAGFTRGAFYSNFRSKDELIIAMLEDHVEQSIGRIRDLLDRHKNLPDFLDALKSMNLGQQDPLGRSPLLHMEMILFVARAEKRRPELAKRLRARRKLVTDIIETTARNSGRTTILNPTWAGALVLALEDGFRLHRLIDPETTSPDSFFRAIGDLQRAMGISAA
- a CDS encoding cytochrome P450, with product MNEYVQAAGSAPLFNPLDPEFIRNPYPHYERMRAVDPVHLTPLGMYVCSRHAEASLVLRDKRFGKDYVERTIRRYGPKIMDEPVFRSMSHWMLQQDPPDHTRLRGLVVKAFTARRVEDMRPRIQQVVDETLDRIIPQGRMDLIEDFAFRLPVTIICDMLGIPEEHREAFYAGSRDGGRLLDPVPLSAEEIKQGNAGNAMVAMYFQQLFELRRKYPGDDLTTQLVQAEEDGSKLTNEELTANIILLFGAGHETTVNLIGNGLLALYRNPDQLALLKAKPELITNAIEEFLRYDSSVQLTGRVALEDIDDLGGRRIPKGESVLCLLGSANHDPAVYPDHPERLDIVRPNVKPLSFGGGIHFCLGAQLARLEAEVAISTLLRRIPDLRLDDAVNAEWRPTFVLRGLKRLPASW